The genomic region GGCTGCCTGACGGCAGCCGGCAGCGGCCGTGAAGATTCTCCTTGTTGCCGATTCGCTCGCCGGAGAACATGGGCGTCCGTTCTACGTGAAAGGGCTGGCTGCCCAGCTCGCCGCCGCCGGACACACGGTATCGGTCTATTGCGAGGAAGCAGGAGATTCCGGCGCTCCACCCGGCACGGCGTTTCTCTCGCCGCAGGAGTTCATGGATGCGCTCCCCGGTTCCGGCGCCGTTCACCTGCATCTGCCGGTTTCACCGGCGACAGCCCTTTTGGCCGCCGGCCATCCCCGGCTTGTCATCCACCCCCATGACTACGGGTTCTGCTGTCCGGCCGGAACGCTGTACCTGCCGGGCTCGTCACGGCTCTGTCACCGGCAGACGGGGCTGCTCTGCTACCTGTGGGCAATCGAGGAAGGATGCACATCCGCGGCGCCGGGCCCGTTTGCCCGCCGTTACATGGATGCACGAAAACTCAAGTCCCTTGCCGGCCTGAACCGGGCCCGATGGATCGCCTCCACCCCACGCATGGCCCGCGCACTGGCCGACAGCGGGATTCCCGAAGACCGCATCCATGCGGCGGGCACTGCCGTTCCGGCCCCGCCGGAAGTCTCCGAGCCGCCGGCAAACGGCCCCGTCTTTTTTGCCGGCACGGTGGAGGAAAAGTCCGGCATCTTCGACCTGCTCGACATCGTGCTGGTCAACGACGTGGACCTCCATGTCGCCGGGGACGGTCCCGACCTGGAAAAATTCCGGCTGGCCGTGGAAAGAGCTGATCTCGGACGGAAGGTGCACCTGCTCGGCGACCCCGGATGGTCCGGACGGCAGGCCGAATATGCAAAGGCACGGTTCGTCGTGCTGCCCGACCGGTGGGACAACAGCCTGCCGTGGGCCGCCGCCGAGGCGGCCGCCAGTGGAAGGGCCATCGTGGGCTACCAGGTGGAAGGTGCGCCCGCGTGGTGCCGCCATCCGGAAACCGCGCTGCTCGCCGATCGTGCGTATGTCCATGAACTGTCCGGCGCGGCGAAGCTGATGATCGCCGAACCTGACCGGTGCCGCCGCATGGGTGAGGCCGCCCGGCGTCTTTACGACTCGGAACTGTCGTGGCCGGTCCACCTGAAAAGGATCATGGACGTATACGGCCGGCTCACGGCCTGACCTGTTTCAGGTCTTGAGTCCCCGGATGAACACGTCGGCGATCTGGCGGCCGCAATCAGCCAGGTCGAACCGCTTCCGCTTCGACTTGAGCCACAGGACCGTGACCTCGCTCAGCGAGCCGTACAGGGCCGTCTTGATTACCTCGGCCTCGATATCCTTGCGGAACACGCCCGAATTCTGTCCCTCGATGATCAGCTCCGACACCATGTCCAGGTAGGCGAAAAACTTCTTTGGCACGTATTCCTTCATGAACTTGCTCGACTGCCGGAGCTCGATTGTGATGACCTCGACGAGCTTGGGAAACTTCTCGACGGTCTCGAAGTGGTGGCGGATGAACAGCCGTATCTTGTCCTCCGGGCTGCCGCCGGAGGCGACCGCCGAACGGATGTTCTGGAGATGCCGCTCGACCATGTACTCGAAGATCTGGATCAGGATATCGTCCTTGTTCTTGAAGTAGAGATAGATCGTGCCGTCGGCCACTTCCGCCTGCCGGGCAATCTCGGAAATCTTGGCGTTGAAAAAACCCTTTTCGGCGAAAGTCCGCGTGGCGGCTTCCAGAATGCGTTCCCGCTTGTCCAGGGTCCGGTTACTCATGAAAACCTGTTCCTCCCGTGCCGGTTGAAGGCGGGCGGCCGGCGGGACTACCATGCGGCCAGTAACGGCGGGCGCAGCCGGCTGAATGAACGCTCATTCATACCGCTCCAGGCCCGCCCGGTCAAGGAGTCCGCCCCTTCAGCCGGAGCGGTGTCACGGGAATCCCGATGCAGGTAATCGTCAATGGAGAGCCGGTTGAACTGGACAAACCGGTCACGGTAGGCGAACTTCTCGGCCGCTATGGCCTTGTCCCGGCGCGTGTCGCCGTCGAGGTCAACCAGCGGATAGTTCCCAGGGCCGACTATGGCCGCACGGTTCTGGACGACGGAAACCAGATCGAGATCGTCCAGTTCGTCGGTGGCGGCTGATCCTGCATGAAACCCTGAAACGGCGGTAGACCTCACTTGGCATCCAACTCGTTCGGCACACTGTTCAGATACACCACATGGGGCGAGAGCCACGGGCCCGCCGTTGGCGTGGTGATCGATGGCGTGCCGTCCCGGGTGGAGCTGTCGGAAGCCGACATCCAGCAAGAGCTGGACCGGCGGCGCCCCGGACAGTCGAAGCTGGTCACCCAGCGGCAGGAAGCCGACCGGTGCGAGATTCTCTCCGGTGTGTTCCGGGGACTGACGACCGGCGCGCCGGTGTCGGTCATCGTCCGCAACACTGATGCCCAGTCCGCCAAGTACGACGAGATCGAGCATCTCTACCGCCCGGGCCACGCCGACTACGTTTATGATTTCAAGTACGGCCACCGGGACCACCGGGGCGGGGGACGGTCAAGCGCCCGGGAAACGGTGGGGCGGGTGGCGGCCGGGGCCATTGCCAGAAAGATTCTCGCGCCGCACGGCATCCGGTTCCATGCCGGTGTCATATCGGTCAGGGATATCGTCGCCGCCGAACGGCGCTGGGATACGGTGGAGCAGAACCCCGTCAGGTGCCCGGATCCGGAGGCGGCGGGCCGCATGGCCGAGGCGATCGATGCGGCGCGCAAGAGCCGTAACTCGCTGGGCGGCGTCGTTGAACTGGTGATATCGGGTCTTCCGGCCGGCATCGGCGAGCCTATTTACGACAAGCTGGACGCCCTGCTGGCCTATGGAATGATGACGCTGAACGCGGTGAAAGGCGTCGAGATCGGCGCCGGTTTCGCCAGCACGCGGATGACCGGTCTCGAAAACAACGACGAGATGGAAACCGTCAGCGGCAAGCCCGTGTTCCGCAGCAACCATGCCGGCGGGATCCTGGCGGGCATCTCCACCGGCCAGGACGTGATTGTTCGGGTTGCCATCAAGCCGACTGCTTCCATCGCCCAGGACCAGCACACCATCGACCGGAATGGCGAAAACGGCAAGATCCTGGTCGAAGGCCGCCACGACCCCTGCCTGTGTCCCCGGGCCGTTCCGGTCATAGAGGCCATCGCGGCGGTCGTCGTCTGCGACCTGTGGCTGAGGGTGCAGGGTTATCCGGTGGCCGGAGGCTTCCGTTGCCAGCCGTGAAACTGGTGGTATAACGTAGGGCCTTGAGACGCCCCTGAGAGGTAACGCGCTGCGCTATGGGAATTCCTCCCCCCAAACCCGTCCGAGGGATGATTCCGGGTTACAACCACAACATCCGGTTCGCCGACGAGATCTGGCACATCCAGACCGAGGATTCGGGCCGCAACAACCCGCACATCATCACCCTGCTCTACAAGGGCGGGAACATCATCGCCCGCAAGAAGGTGAGCTACGCCGACATACTGGAAAACCAGAATGTTGAGGACGTTGTCCGCAGCCTGATGCAGGAGCAGCACAAGGCGATGCTGCGGGATCTCAAAGGGGGCGTGTTTTCCGGCAAGGCCCCGGAAGCGGCCGCCCCGAAGGCTCCGGCAGCGGCCGTCCCAGCGGCTGCCCCTACGGCAGCAGCCCCGGTCCCCGAACATGTGCCGCCCGCCGAGACGCCGATGTTCGACCTGGATAATAGTGAAGTTGACTCCCCATTCGGCGCCGACCTTATTTCCAACAAGAGTCTGGACGAAGTCATCCTCGGCTATCTGGCGATGGAACTAAAAGAAGATAAGTGAGAGGTGTCACTGTAATAGTTTGACACATTGAATTTTTCCCGACTGGCCGCCGCCCCATTGAAAGAACAATTTAATAT from Deltaproteobacteria bacterium harbors:
- a CDS encoding glycosyltransferase, which encodes MKILLVADSLAGEHGRPFYVKGLAAQLAAAGHTVSVYCEEAGDSGAPPGTAFLSPQEFMDALPGSGAVHLHLPVSPATALLAAGHPRLVIHPHDYGFCCPAGTLYLPGSSRLCHRQTGLLCYLWAIEEGCTSAAPGPFARRYMDARKLKSLAGLNRARWIASTPRMARALADSGIPEDRIHAAGTAVPAPPEVSEPPANGPVFFAGTVEEKSGIFDLLDIVLVNDVDLHVAGDGPDLEKFRLAVERADLGRKVHLLGDPGWSGRQAEYAKARFVVLPDRWDNSLPWAAAEAAASGRAIVGYQVEGAPAWCRHPETALLADRAYVHELSGAAKLMIAEPDRCRRMGEAARRLYDSELSWPVHLKRIMDVYGRLTA
- a CDS encoding TetR/AcrR family transcriptional regulator; protein product: MSNRTLDKRERILEAATRTFAEKGFFNAKISEIARQAEVADGTIYLYFKNKDDILIQIFEYMVERHLQNIRSAVASGGSPEDKIRLFIRHHFETVEKFPKLVEVITIELRQSSKFMKEYVPKKFFAYLDMVSELIIEGQNSGVFRKDIEAEVIKTALYGSLSEVTVLWLKSKRKRFDLADCGRQIADVFIRGLKT
- the thiS gene encoding sulfur carrier protein ThiS, whose product is MQVIVNGEPVELDKPVTVGELLGRYGLVPARVAVEVNQRIVPRADYGRTVLDDGNQIEIVQFVGGG
- the aroC gene encoding chorismate synthase; this translates as MASNSFGTLFRYTTWGESHGPAVGVVIDGVPSRVELSEADIQQELDRRRPGQSKLVTQRQEADRCEILSGVFRGLTTGAPVSVIVRNTDAQSAKYDEIEHLYRPGHADYVYDFKYGHRDHRGGGRSSARETVGRVAAGAIARKILAPHGIRFHAGVISVRDIVAAERRWDTVEQNPVRCPDPEAAGRMAEAIDAARKSRNSLGGVVELVISGLPAGIGEPIYDKLDALLAYGMMTLNAVKGVEIGAGFASTRMTGLENNDEMETVSGKPVFRSNHAGGILAGISTGQDVIVRVAIKPTASIAQDQHTIDRNGENGKILVEGRHDPCLCPRAVPVIEAIAAVVVCDLWLRVQGYPVAGGFRCQP